The following is a genomic window from Miscanthus floridulus cultivar M001 chromosome 14, ASM1932011v1, whole genome shotgun sequence.
TCccacccacaagagataaatgtgAAGTTCAGGTTGAAGTCACATGCTACCATGACATTCTGAGATAGTGTGCCTTTCCTATTCCTGTATGGGGGGGCTTTCTCTTCTGCAATTGTGATAGGCACATGTGTGTCGTCGATAGCATCAATACAATTCTGTAAAAAAATGAAACTTAAAAACAGAGCAAAATGTTGGAGAGACAGTAAGGTCTAGTGTTATGCCTTACCCGAAAAAAGGGCCAAAATCTAGGATCCGTAGCGATCTTGGGGTGAGTTTGGTTGGAAGTAGGAAGCTTCACAAATATATATGTGAGAGTGGGAATGATATTGAAAACTGCCCTTATGTGCCTATGGACAATTTCACCACTATGCTGAAATGTTTTCTTCAGTCTATCATTGCTAGCATTGTGTGAAATCATATACATAAACATCCCTAGCTGCTCCTCAACGGTAACACCTCGTGTGTCACGCAATAGACCCTCACGCCTAAGATAGTTGCATGTCTCCTTAAATATTCGTGTCTCCATACGAAACTCAGATTTACACCAATTCTCGTGCCCCTCCAGAATTTCCTTCACCTTCTTAGCACCAGTATACTCGGAGGTATGCTCTGGCCTCTTCTCTTCATTCAGACATTCAAGTATTGCGGGAACAATGACAAGAAACaattcatcatcttcttcttcttccatctgTATGAATTTTCTAATTTTCTCCTTCCTAGAGCCCATTATCTAAAAGTTGCAAATAAAAACAAGCTGAGATATTATCCTACTTGTGTATTTATAATAAAGTACGTGTTAGTACTTTATTTTTCTCTCTGAACCGAACAAGATCACAGGTAGCAGTACTAATTCTGCAAGCATATTCATAGTGTGACCCTTATATTTGACATTAACATCAGCTCTATACCAGCTGAGATATTGGACTACTTATGTATTTATAATTGAAGCCTATGTTCCAAAATACCAGCTCTATACCAGCTCTATACCAGCTGAGATATTGGACtacttacaacaacaacaacaacaaagcctttaagtcccaaataagttgaggtaggctagagttgaaacccagcagaagcaatcaaggttcaggcttCTATAACCAATAAACCAACAAACTTCATATCTGAGCAACTCATATAGAGTTAATAAAAAACATCTTTATTAATCTAGAAGAACCACTGAATGTAAACAATGAATCCACTATATTTGATTTTCCTCTGATTTTCATATTTCTTGACCAACTAATACCAATCGATAGCAAGCTAACTTACCAAGGTTAGTTGTTGGGATGCAACCAAATAAACCTTCCCAAGCAGATAGAATGCATTTCCCTTCCAAGCAGATATTGGACTACTTATGTATTTATAATTGAAGCATATTCATAGTGTGACCCTTATATTTGACATTAGCATCAGCTCTATACCAGCTAAGACAGCTAGCAACCGATGGAAAACAAACAGCTACTACAAAGAAATCTCTGAACTGACTGAAAAACGAAGTCTGCAGCTGAGTTTTACCTGAACTCTCCACTGGTCAGTTACTACTGACACTCTAAAATGCAGCTGCAGTGCGCTATCTGAAAAACAAAAACAGAGGAAACCTTGAGCCAAACAAAGAGCAGCAAGCTAGTTTGACAACCTCAACTGAACTGGAGTCATTAACCTAATGTTCAACTAAAAAAAGAAGCAACCAGTCGCTGCAGCTAACAACTGAACTGGATTGCAGTACAACTGAACTGGATTGCAGTTAACTGAAATCTGCGCATAGTTAACTGAAGATAGGCATGCAATTAATTAATGTATCATATCCCTAAAGCGTATGAGAGCATACATCCATCCGAAGTAATGACCATAATAATTCTTTAACTTGAGACATATTCATAGTGACAAGCATCAGCTCTATACCACAAATTCATAGTGACATATTCATAGTGACAGTCTAATAAAAAACATGTCGTGCACAACTATCAAGTGACAAGCTTTCCAGGATGCTATTGAATTTTTTTACTCAATTATGTTACCTCCATCTAAATAGACTCGTATGGAAGAATACTGAAAAAGTAGAAAGTGCCTTGTATACATAATTACTGAGACCAGAAGTTTTTTAACCAAGATGCATTCACATTCCTATTTCTAGAAAAGGTGCAGCTTTAAAATGAATAATGGTATTTTAAAATGTGCTACAGCTACAGCTACAGCTATTACTGACTAAATTGATCTAGCCCAGCGGCAAATTCTCAGGTGATATTTTAAAATGAATAACGGTATTTGCCATTACAGCTACTATATTACAACTAATATTTGGCTTCTACCATTACAATCGATTTCCCAAATTGATTATCTTGGAAATAGTTTTCTGAAGGAATATAATGTTCTGAATAGCCATTTTGTGTCAGAGAGCTACCATACTATGCCAGAAAAAAAACTTTTTTAAAGAAAATCTGAAGCAAGAAAAATATTTTCTTGTGATCACAAGAAACAGTATTAATTTCTTCAGAAAATATTTTTCTGAATAGCTTGTTCTGAATAGCTTGTTTTCTTTCACAGCAACAAAAGACATTAGGCACGCTTGAGAACTAAACGGACACTAAACTAAACAGAGATGGTTAAACACAAATGGAACGAGAAGAGAGATGGATTGTACCACAAACAGAGATTACATATGCAACTTGTCTTTGTAGCCTTGTAGGTTTAGGTTAACAAGCTATTGTAGATGAAGAAATATGTGACGCTAGGAGGAACCAAATCCAAATTAAGTAGGAGGAACCAAATATGCATACAGTGCAGCACCGTGGATTGGAGGCTACCTAGGTAGACATTGCAGTTTGCAGAACAAACAACAAATACTGCAAAATTAAAGAATCCGAATCCACATAAAAAATATTCACACATACAGATATAGGAGCACTAAATTAAGAATGCACAAGTGATCTGCCATTGACCCAAACATGCTCCAGTGGAAAGAAATCGACAGGATTGACAATAAAAAAGCACTGGTCGCCATCAGACCACCACACAATTCATGAACACCCAGCAGATCTAAAAGAAACGTACAACAAGAGGAGGAGGTAGCGTCCAACCTGTGGCTAGGAGTCCACCAACGGGAAGGCTGATCGGGGATGTAGAGGGTGCAGGCAGCAACTCGATGAGGGTGGAGCTAGTGGATTGGGGACGGAGCAGCGACGGGCGGCGCTCAAACCCTAGGCTCCATAGCGGCGCTCTGCGAGGAAGACGAAAAGAATAGATGGCCTGTGAACGGAGGGAGCAAAGATGCGGAGGAGCACGAGTAGGAGAGGGGTAGAGCTCGAACCCTAGCCGCCATGGCTTACCTTGCGAGTCGGAGAGGAGGCGACGCCGCGCGCGAGAGAGAACGCGATGGGAAGGAGAAACACGAGGTCACAGGCGTTTATTCCCTCCCCCGTGGATCAACGGGTAAGGACCGAAAAGCCACGCGTATTTTTTCGCCCCACGCTGTATCCAAACGGGTACCGGGGCTACAAAGGGACGCAGAATCACGGGTGTTTCTCCGCCCGCGGATTGGACGGGGATACCGGCGGGGGTCGCTGCACCCAAACGAGCCCTTAGCATTAGCGCGTGTGTCTCAGTGTCTGGTTTAGGGGTAGGCACTAGCGCTAACCCACTTTCTCTTACAGTTCGCGGCCAAAACTTCTACTATGCCTGAATTATAAAAATGACTAAGAGGCTGTTTGGATTGGAGCCACACTCCGTGCCACGGGTGTGGCCCGCCATCGTTAATTAGCGTAGCGTTTGGTTTCTTCGCAGCTTTAGGCAGCCACAACGCCGGCACACTCATTTTGTCGCCACACTCTGTGGCATTGGATTTTGCCGCCATATTTGTGACGCCGCCGCAACTCGCCGCAGTTGGGGCGTGGTAAAAGGTCGCGTAAAACCGAAAGTCTACCTCTAGAAATCtttaaaaaaatcaaatcaaAAACTGCACAGAAAAAGATTAGAAAAAAATTATGTGCACAAGCGGTTGCCGCATAGTCACAAGTCACTCTAGCACGTCCATAGAGTTTCAGACTATAGTGACGGTATAGCGGACTAGCGGTGAATAGttctttttaaaaaataaatataccggctaaccgaaacaaatgtggaattaaaattatTAATTTAGCTAGgactacactcctctatctaaattatcaagcaccttataaaagatCCTAATCAAGCAACTAAGATatcggactagctagagctcacctaaccaattctaggagcaatgtcacacaaacatataccactagtacttcaagcaccggggagctcctacacatgctagtagcaaaagcacaaagctcctaagctcactagcaatgcacaataacaaggctacacaagccaaattataaagcgtaaattacttagctacacaaactaagaaatataactaacaaggttactaaaactaaattagttacataagggagctacttctatgctatacaaacAACAATGTAACTAGCAGTGTGCTGGCATTGTGGCTGCCTAAAGCTACGAAGAACCCAAATGCTACGCTAATAAATGATGGCGGGCCACACCCGTGGCACGGAgaagcacaatatatgaaatataaatacaagcttgtgtaatagagaatgcaaaccaatggagagacaaggatgacacggtgatttttctcccaaggttcacgtgtttgccaacatgctagtccctgttgtgtcgaccgctcacttggtggttcgacgactaattggcatcacccgccaagcccacacatcgggcaccataagaacctacccacaagtgagggtagctctaTGACATGCTCTACTAGTGTTACTCTTCACGTCTCTCGCGGAGTGAGCATGGTACCCCTCACAAAtacttcttcggagcaccgcacaatcttcttgcatgCTTCACGATGGAGAACTTGCcgccaagctgtctaggaggttgtaaggaaaatggaccatttggcccatttagtttagattttggtgtttgaggAACAACATGACCCTTTGGACTAATGTTGGTTGCTAGTATAGAAGGTATAGTTCAAATAGATGCAAGGCAGACTTTGACTTGGGCAATGAGGTGATTCGGATGATCAAaacctcaagcaagacattagaagctTTTTTGAAGACCTGCAAGACATGCTAGAATTCAAATACACCAAGCAGTAGAAGCGCGGACACAAATACACAAACCAAGTTGAAGCCACTCAACCCGAGACAAAGAGGTGAATGAATTGAAATTGTCTCATGATTTTGGATCTGCTCAAATTGACATGACACTAATTCAAAGCTATAGAGCTTTTCATTAGCTTTCCGAAAAGTCCAGCGCCTCCCAGGGTCCGGAAGGAAATAGAGAGCATCCAGAGTGCACCAAACTGACGGAACCCAGTCTGGCTTCAGCGATCGGACCCAGACAATGCAGGGTCCAAAACTCCAAAATGTGCAACGTCGCCTCTTCACCGCTCGCGCTACAACTAGACCCGCAGCTCAGTGTCTGGTCCTGCCCAACACCTGGGTCCGGAACACTTTGTGCCGCTGCTGCCAACAACCGAACCCGATGTAGCCCTGGGTCCGGTCCTCTGGGTCCAGAGCTCCATAGAGTCGCACCTTGCCTAGGGTTGATGACCAGACTCAACCACTCAAGGTCTGGTCCTCCTGTAGCCAGGGTCCGGTTGTCGacaaaatatcatcggcagtcctccgaggggtatcccacgaaggtagattgatcggtaggggagcgtgagatcaagaacaagaaggcaatagagacacacgagttagacaggttcaggctatcagtatgacgtaataccctactcctgtggtctgttggtttgtattagctatcatgtGATATtatgtgagtttggaggggtccttgcccgccttatatagtccggggagcagggttacaagtcggttagatctaggagataaccagaaagtaataactgattacaagaatctagggatcatacatatcctaatagatctcgtagtatcttcaggatatcctccagatgtcttgtgggaggcgccgagcagagccgTGCCaccaaggcttcgtcttgtgggctaggccgcccctaggggcgcagcccatgtggtctgccgtgggtatccgaggtcatacccccccacagctagtccccgagcgccttgtacccattgtgcaatgccgtcttgagcttgtccgagcaggtgcaaatgaagccgagcagtatggactcatggtccaaccaccgtgatgaATTGCCGAGCAGTCGTGAGCAGTTGCCGAACAGCATATACTAATGCCGAGCAGTGCGACCCATaaccgagcagcataacccaagcacgtcttgccataagggtgtaaggagctcaagtttagaataaaaaatttcctcgcagtggacgaagtgtgcccacttagagtccgaccatgtgTGAAGGAGAtattcttctttagcttcaagcagcatggagtcttctagaacaaagcaaacacattcaccgtgaggtgaagtgtgcccacttagtccccgagcctgacagtagatgacgtagtcatgtggtgctagggtcagaaagtagagaaccagtcgagcaggcagccagtccccgggcgtgaccccaaaaagagacaaaacacattcaccacaaggtgaagtgtgcccacttagtccccgagcctgacagtaggtgacgcagtcatgtggtgccagggtcagaaacagaaaaacaattaaagaccagtcaagcaggcagccagtccccaagcTACAAGCGGAGATATCGgagaaatcaaaccgtggagaaaaaaaccGGAGTAACAGCTGTATATTgtcggttactgagcctcaataaatggcggagaaggcAGCGATTATTCAGCGAGTAGCAACTGACGGCGGCGATAAATGGGCGATGTGGGCTGTAGTTGCGCAAAAGCCCACGTTACGGCCACCTTGCTGTTGCGGAGGATTCGAAGAGGCAcaaatcgcgggaacggtttcccaaaaaccctcgactgCGAAGAGGTGGGAAAAGTGCTTTTTAACTGCGCCACCGCATCCCAAGTTTCCACCTtcaccactttgccatttcatcttcctctgTAGTCCTCACACTTCTAGATTCGCACCCACGCACGCTACCGGCTCCAGCCCCCATCCAGATCTAAAAGATGGTGCCAAAGAGGAGAGCTGCGAACCCGAAGAGAGCGAGCCCAAAGAAAGCAAGTGCCGGAGCCAAACATGACAAAGAGTGGATGCCATCGCGCACGAGAGAAACAGAGCTCGAGTCATTGGTGGCGGTGGGCGTGCTTCCAGACCatgtcaccgccggatggcggccagccagtggtgagcccttcccaatgcccaacactgatgaagttgtagtctttgaagattatttctggcatgggttggggttcccagttcatccattcctgagggatctattggagctctgggCGGTTAGTCTGTGTAACCTCCATCCCAACACCATTCTTCATATCTCAatattcatccatttctatgaggtgTTTCTTGGGGTTCTGCCACaattcaacctctttagacatctcttctggttgaagaagaaaggtaGTGGTGGCTCCAGGGTGGTTAGCGGTGTCTATTTGCAGCTCCGGGACGGAATGGCCAGCGAGTATATTAACATACCGTTGAACACTTCTCTAAAAGGGTGGAATTctgagtggttctacatgaaacagagccacccTGCAATCTGCTacgacgtccaccat
Proteins encoded in this region:
- the LOC136503229 gene encoding uncharacterized protein, yielding MGSRKEKIRKFIQMEEEEDDELFLVIVPAILECLNEEKRPEHTSEYTGAKKVKEILEGHENWCKSEFRMETRIFKETCNYLRREGLLRDTRGVTVEEQLGMFMYMISHNASNDRLKKTFQHSGEIVHRHIRAVFNIIPTLTYIFVKLPTSNQTHPKIATDPRFWPFFRNCIDAIDDTHVPITIAEEKAPPYRNRKGTLSQNVMVACDFNLNFTFISCGWEGSASDAGVLRSAISKGFQVLEGKFYLVDGGYANAPQFLAPYRGVRYHIAEFRRRSSRRREYADHKELFNHRHALLRNHIERAIGILKKRFQILKVGTHHPIESQIKIPAAAAVFHNIIRCLNGDENWLDHQPTYIPESDHVDLPQGDDNHQNDVQSLNLQDHAANVLRDQIAMQMWERYNQSRA